From Bacteroidota bacterium, the proteins below share one genomic window:
- a CDS encoding energy transducer TonB: MKISLSILFVCFSLQLLLAQEPTVSDEPIVEMKDADIPPMFYAGDDALYDFIKQNFKKPEVPELIGKVFVSFIVEIDGTLTDIYTTRDIGFGTGAEAERVMQLSPKWIPGRKEGKVVRVKYYLPIPISTN, translated from the coding sequence ATGAAAATTTCACTCTCAATATTATTTGTTTGTTTTTCATTGCAATTACTTCTTGCGCAAGAGCCAACGGTAAGTGATGAACCTATCGTCGAAATGAAAGACGCCGATATCCCGCCCATGTTTTATGCAGGGGACGATGCGCTTTACGACTTTATCAAACAAAACTTCAAAAAGCCAGAGGTTCCCGAACTCATCGGCAAAGTATTCGTATCCTTCATCGTTGAAATAGATGGAACGCTCACCGACATCTACACGACAAGAGATATCGGTTTCGGCACTGGAGCAGAAGCCGAACGCGTGATGCAGCTTTCACCCAAATGGATTCCAGGACGAAAAGAGGGCAAAGTTGTGCGTGTAAAATATTACTTACCCATTCCAATTAGCACCAATTAG
- a CDS encoding energy transducer TonB — MHEQFKYSKVKKTGRMIASFTIDTDGSLKNIKLVEMIDVDSGVEFIRVLNKCPKWIPAKRGGKPISIDIKFPMVLK; from the coding sequence GTGCACGAGCAATTCAAATATTCTAAAGTAAAAAAAACAGGTCGAATGATCGCCTCGTTTACCATTGATACTGATGGATCTCTCAAAAACATCAAACTGGTCGAAATGATCGATGTTGATTCTGGTGTCGAATTTATCAGAGTGCTCAACAAATGTCCAAAATGGATTCCAGCAAAAAGAGGCGGAAAACCAATTAGTATTGACATCAAGTTCCCCATGGTTTTAAAGTAA